A DNA window from Phragmites australis chromosome 11, lpPhrAust1.1, whole genome shotgun sequence contains the following coding sequences:
- the LOC133885534 gene encoding protein S40-1-like yields the protein MRTSPRAHRSNPSQQPNNSIIACMQMLSAPADMERFQEADVLWPDHSQDNGHGHRHPQQRRRRGRKPDGDDASRGGEVRRPVSSAPVGIPVARSTAPAWWAPSYDGDDGGDGAAFVPPHVLVAARRCSEERAASSMCEGHGRTLKGRDLRCVRTAVLRMTGFLES from the coding sequence ATGCGTACGTCGCCGCGCGCACATCGATCGAACCCCAGCCAGCAACCCAACAACTCGATCatcgcatgcatgcagatgctCTCAGCTCCGGCGGACATGGAGCGGTTCCAAGAAGCCGACGTCTTGTGGCCGGACCACAGCCAAGACAACGGACACGGCCACCGGCACCCgcaacagcggcggcggcgcggcaggAAGCCCGACGGTGACGATGCTTCGCGCGGAGGTGAAGTGCGTCGCCCGGTCTCCTCAGCGCCCGTGGGCATCCCCGTGGCGAGGTCCACAGCGCCGGCCTGGTGGGCGCCGAGCTACGACGGCGATGACGGCGGCGATGGGGCGGCATTCGTGCCGCCGCACGTGCTGGTGGCGGCTCGGCGGTGCTCGGAGGAGAGAGCGGCCTCCTCCATGTGCGAGGGGCACGGGCGCACGCTCAAGGGCCGCGATCTCCGGTGCGTGCGCACCGCCGTGCTCCGCATGACCGGCTTCCTCGAGAGCTGA